The following are from one region of the Paenibacillus protaetiae genome:
- a CDS encoding DUF4227 family protein: protein MMIVSVRRWLARILFLIAFAILFLVATGGYRLLIDAISPVHPYQEPRGHAAKVFRSDPEIPGDNNPLDRLRWFFWYGE from the coding sequence ATGATGATTGTTTCGGTGCGGAGATGGTTGGCGCGCATTTTATTTTTGATCGCATTTGCGATATTGTTTCTGGTCGCTACGGGCGGTTACCGGCTGCTGATTGATGCCATTTCGCCTGTCCATCCTTATCAGGAGCCGAGAGGGCATGCGGCGAAAGTATTCCGGAGCGACCCGGAGATTCCCGGCGACAACAATCCGCTGGATCGGTTAAGATGGTTTTTTTGGTACGGCGAGTAA
- the spoIIM gene encoding stage II sporulation protein M, producing MSIQPQPFPADKPVQSHFTLYLFVSILFVVGTVFGGLMVNALTLEQQQDLAADLSRFIGGIYTGASGVQDGTASFWSQLLFNAKWLLLVWVLGITVVGIPFILALDFMKGALVGFAVGTLVSTHSWRGALFSLVSVAPPNIIAVPAILMASAASLSFSLYVVNNRLLKQNGPLAPQVLSLTSTTLFMLLLLAAAALVEAYVSPVMMGWVAPMLQPA from the coding sequence TTGTCGATCCAGCCGCAGCCGTTCCCGGCAGACAAGCCTGTTCAAAGCCACTTTACGTTATATTTGTTCGTTTCGATTTTATTTGTTGTGGGCACAGTATTCGGCGGCCTGATGGTGAATGCGCTGACGCTGGAGCAGCAGCAGGATTTGGCTGCGGATCTGTCGCGCTTCATCGGCGGCATTTATACCGGCGCAAGCGGCGTGCAGGACGGGACGGCCTCCTTCTGGAGCCAGCTGCTGTTTAATGCGAAATGGCTGTTGCTCGTATGGGTGCTTGGCATAACAGTCGTGGGCATACCGTTTATATTGGCGCTTGATTTTATGAAAGGCGCGCTGGTTGGTTTTGCGGTCGGCACATTGGTCAGCACGCATTCGTGGAGAGGCGCATTATTTTCGCTTGTATCCGTCGCTCCGCCGAATATCATTGCTGTGCCGGCGATTCTCATGGCAAGCGCCGCTTCATTATCCTTTTCGCTGTATGTCGTTAACAACCGGCTGCTGAAGCAAAACGGGCCGCTTGCGCCGCAAGTCTTGTCCTTAACATCCACGACGTTATTTATGTTGCTCCTGCTTGCCGCCGCCGCACTGGTGGAGGCTTACGTATCGCCTGTCATGATGGGCTGGGTTGCGCCAATGCTGCAGCCGGCATAA
- a CDS encoding D-alanyl-D-alanine carboxypeptidase family protein: MKLLKLLLTAAVIALQLPATAFAEEAKAAPNPTSGNTPSAAPALAGSARSAIMMDADTGTVIFEKNSHDKLPPASITKVMTMLLIMEALHNGTIKLTDKVTTSEYAASMGGSQIFLEPGEEMTVDEMLRGIALASGNDASVAMAEKLAGTEQQFVASMNAKAQELGLKDTHFSNCNGLPTADHYTSAHDIAVISRELLKYPEITSYTGLYQDHLRKTSAKPFWLVNTNKLVRFYSGADGLKTGFTTEAKYCLTATAKRDGFRIIAVVMGEPNTKTRNAEVTQMFDYAFAQYMNYPIFKSGDTIGNLKIEKGAVQSMPIVASQPYSVLLRKGADLKNIRHELKMNPSMKAPIAKGQQIGTLAVYQGNQLLKEFPLEAPEAVGKASLWGMMKRSIGGLFK, encoded by the coding sequence ATGAAATTGCTCAAGCTATTACTAACAGCCGCTGTAATCGCGCTTCAGTTACCTGCCACAGCTTTTGCGGAGGAGGCCAAAGCCGCACCTAATCCCACATCCGGCAATACGCCGTCCGCAGCGCCGGCGCTTGCAGGATCTGCCCGTTCGGCGATTATGATGGACGCGGATACCGGTACGGTTATTTTCGAAAAAAACAGCCATGACAAGCTGCCTCCGGCCAGCATTACGAAAGTTATGACGATGCTTCTTATTATGGAGGCTTTGCATAACGGCACGATCAAGCTGACGGATAAAGTGACGACAAGCGAATACGCGGCATCAATGGGCGGCTCGCAAATCTTTTTGGAGCCGGGTGAAGAGATGACCGTTGATGAGATGCTGCGTGGCATCGCCCTTGCATCGGGCAACGACGCTTCGGTGGCGATGGCGGAGAAGCTTGCTGGCACCGAGCAGCAATTTGTTGCGTCCATGAATGCAAAAGCGCAGGAGCTTGGCTTGAAGGATACGCATTTTTCCAATTGTAACGGCCTTCCTACAGCCGACCACTACACCTCCGCGCATGACATCGCCGTCATCAGCCGCGAACTGCTGAAATATCCGGAGATTACGTCTTATACGGGGCTGTACCAGGATCATTTGCGCAAAACGTCGGCGAAGCCGTTCTGGCTGGTGAACACAAATAAGCTGGTCCGTTTTTACAGCGGTGCAGACGGCTTGAAAACAGGCTTTACGACGGAAGCGAAATATTGTTTGACCGCAACGGCCAAACGGGACGGGTTCCGTATTATCGCTGTCGTCATGGGCGAACCGAATACGAAAACGAGAAACGCGGAAGTGACGCAAATGTTCGACTACGCGTTTGCGCAATACATGAATTACCCGATCTTTAAATCCGGCGATACGATCGGCAATTTGAAGATTGAGAAAGGCGCCGTCCAATCGATGCCGATTGTAGCCAGCCAGCCGTACAGCGTATTGCTGCGCAAAGGAGCGGACTTGAAAAATATCCGCCACGAGCTGAAGATGAACCCTTCAATGAAAGCGCCAATCGCGAAAGGCCAGCAAATCGGTACGCTTGCGGTTTATCAGGGCAATCAGCTGCTGAAGGAATTCCCGCTCGAAGCGCCTGAGGCGGTCGGCAAAGCCAGCCTGTGGGGAATGATGAAACGCTCGATTGGCGGATTGTTTAAGTAA
- a CDS encoding stressosome-associated protein Prli42: MRPEKLIRIVSIIIVAAIVVTTLISGIGMLF, from the coding sequence ATGCGCCCCGAGAAGCTGATTCGTATTGTCTCCATCATCATTGTGGCGGCAATCGTTGTTACTACCCTTATTTCCGGCATCGGCATGTTATTCTAA
- a CDS encoding NUDIX domain-containing protein yields MKPSDSIDAWVERTIHTEPVFQGKVISLQVDTVELPEGKTATREIVKHPGAAAVMALLDGKLLVVEQFRKPLEKFQVEIPAGKLDPGEDPEAAAARELEEETGYRAEHLQLVSAFYTSPGFADEKLYLYFAERVVPGQSNPDEDEFLQVKAITLEEAEVYLAEGKISDAKTIMALYAWKLYKLTGQIV; encoded by the coding sequence ATGAAACCATCAGATTCCATAGATGCTTGGGTGGAACGCACTATACATACGGAACCGGTTTTTCAAGGGAAAGTCATATCGCTGCAGGTGGATACTGTAGAGCTTCCGGAAGGCAAAACCGCTACACGCGAAATTGTCAAACATCCGGGAGCCGCTGCTGTCATGGCGCTGCTGGACGGCAAGCTGCTTGTCGTTGAGCAATTCCGCAAACCGCTTGAGAAGTTTCAAGTTGAAATTCCGGCCGGCAAGCTGGATCCGGGAGAAGATCCGGAAGCTGCCGCCGCCCGCGAGCTGGAGGAAGAAACCGGCTACCGGGCTGAACATCTTCAACTCGTCAGCGCGTTTTATACATCACCCGGCTTTGCGGACGAGAAGCTGTATTTGTATTTTGCCGAGCGGGTTGTGCCCGGACAATCCAATCCGGATGAAGATGAGTTTTTGCAGGTGAAGGCGATTACGCTGGAGGAAGCCGAAGTCTATTTGGCGGAAGGTAAAATCAGTGATGCCAAAACGATTATGGCACTATACGCCTGGAAGCTGTATAAGCTGACCGGACAAATCGTATAA
- a CDS encoding pyrimidine-nucleoside phosphorylase codes for MRAVDIIQKKRDGRELSADELVFLVDGYSNGGIPDYQMSAFAMAVLFRGMTPAETAALTLAMAQSGDQVDLSAIGGIKVDKHSTGGVGDKTTLIVAPLVASAGVPVAKMSGRGLGHTGGTIDKLESIAGFRTELSREAFISQVNAIGLSVIGQSGNLAPADKKLYALRDVTATVESIPLIASSVMSKKIAAGADAIVLDVKTGSGAFMKTVLQSEQLAEAMVKIGSEVGRQTAAVISDMDQPLGYAIGNALEVKEAIATLKGEGPADLTKLCLTLGAYMVVLGGQAASFEEAEALLRQKLSSGEALAKFKSFVAAQGGDESVADNPEKLPQAPHTVPVIASESGYVAAIQAEQLGIAAMLLGAGRATKDDAIDHRVGLMLSKKVGDAVQAGDTLAVMHVHALNSSNDEVAAKVKAAYTLQSEAPKLRPLLLSIVTSAGIQRFTEET; via the coding sequence ATGAGGGCGGTAGACATTATACAAAAAAAGCGCGACGGCCGCGAGCTGTCCGCAGATGAACTTGTCTTTTTAGTGGACGGCTATAGCAACGGCGGCATTCCGGATTATCAGATGTCGGCATTTGCGATGGCGGTCCTTTTTCGCGGAATGACGCCTGCAGAGACGGCCGCTTTAACATTAGCGATGGCGCAGTCGGGCGACCAGGTGGATTTATCGGCTATCGGCGGCATTAAAGTGGATAAGCACAGTACGGGCGGCGTAGGCGACAAAACAACGCTAATCGTGGCGCCGCTTGTAGCGTCTGCGGGCGTTCCCGTTGCGAAGATGTCAGGAAGAGGACTAGGGCATACCGGCGGTACGATCGACAAGCTGGAGTCGATTGCTGGTTTCCGGACGGAGCTGTCCCGCGAAGCTTTTATTTCCCAGGTCAACGCCATCGGCTTGTCGGTCATCGGCCAAAGCGGCAATCTCGCGCCAGCCGACAAAAAGCTGTATGCGCTGCGCGATGTGACCGCTACGGTGGAATCGATTCCGCTTATTGCAAGCTCTGTCATGAGCAAAAAAATCGCTGCGGGAGCGGACGCCATTGTGCTGGATGTCAAGACGGGCAGCGGCGCGTTTATGAAAACCGTCTTGCAGTCCGAGCAGCTGGCCGAAGCGATGGTGAAGATCGGGAGCGAAGTCGGCCGCCAGACGGCAGCGGTTATTAGCGATATGGACCAGCCGCTTGGTTATGCGATCGGGAACGCGCTTGAAGTGAAAGAAGCGATCGCAACGCTGAAAGGCGAAGGGCCGGCGGACTTGACGAAGCTTTGCTTGACGCTTGGCGCTTATATGGTTGTGCTTGGCGGACAAGCTGCCAGCTTCGAAGAAGCGGAGGCGCTGCTGCGGCAGAAACTGTCCAGCGGCGAAGCGCTGGCCAAATTCAAATCGTTTGTGGCGGCGCAAGGCGGCGACGAAAGTGTAGCGGATAATCCGGAGAAGCTGCCGCAAGCGCCGCATACAGTTCCGGTCATCGCTTCGGAAAGCGGTTATGTCGCGGCCATTCAAGCCGAGCAGTTGGGGATCGCAGCGATGCTGCTTGGTGCGGGCAGAGCAACCAAGGACGATGCAATCGACCATCGTGTCGGGCTGATGCTCAGCAAAAAAGTAGGCGATGCCGTACAAGCCGGCGATACGCTGGCTGTTATGCATGTTCATGCATTAAACAGCAGCAACGACGAAGTAGCCGCCAAAGTCAAGGCGGCCTATACGCTGCAAAGCGAAGCGCCGAAGCTGCGCCCGCTGCTGCTTTCGATTGTAACGAGCGCCGGCATTCAGCGTTTTACAGAAGAAACCTGA
- a CDS encoding Fur family transcriptional regulator, protein MEARIDKIKQQLQAQGYKLTPQREATVFVLLANEDDHLSAEDVFLLVKEKAPEIGLATVYRTLELLHELHVVEKLNFGDGVARYDLRADNSKHHHHHLICTECGSVDEIKEDWLLPLEERLEKEYGFAVDDHRLDFQGICHRCKP, encoded by the coding sequence ATGGAAGCCCGGATTGATAAAATCAAACAGCAGCTGCAAGCCCAGGGCTATAAGTTGACACCGCAGCGGGAAGCAACCGTATTCGTGCTGCTGGCTAATGAAGACGACCATTTAAGCGCGGAAGATGTATTTTTGCTCGTTAAGGAAAAAGCGCCGGAGATTGGCTTGGCAACGGTATATCGTACGCTTGAGCTGCTCCATGAATTGCATGTTGTTGAGAAACTGAATTTTGGCGACGGGGTTGCCCGTTACGATTTGCGGGCCGACAATTCCAAGCACCATCATCATCATTTAATTTGTACGGAATGCGGTTCGGTTGACGAAATCAAGGAAGATTGGCTGCTTCCGCTGGAAGAGCGGCTGGAGAAGGAATACGGATTTGCGGTTGACGATCATCGCCTTGATTTTCAAGGCATTTGCCATCGCTGCAAACCATAA
- a CDS encoding purine-nucleoside phosphorylase: MTGQTGYSHIQEAAQYIREQITIQPEVGLILGSGLGILGDHLEDAVSIPYHDIPHFPVSTVEGHAGELMVGTLNGRPAALMRGRFHMYEGYEAALTAFPVRVMNAIGIGSLLVTNAAGGVNTSFQPGDLMLISDHLNLTGKSPLAGPNDNRLGVRFPDMSEAYSKRLRAAAKEVAASLGISVQEGVYASLLGPNYETPAEIRMLRTLGADAVGMSTVVEVIAARHSGMEVLGISCISNMAAGILDQPLSHDEVMETTDRVKTQFLSLVKGVIPYL; this comes from the coding sequence ATGACGGGACAAACAGGTTACAGCCATATTCAGGAGGCTGCGCAGTACATACGTGAGCAAATAACGATACAGCCGGAAGTCGGGCTTATTTTAGGATCAGGGCTTGGTATTCTTGGCGATCATTTGGAGGACGCGGTATCGATCCCGTATCACGATATTCCGCATTTTCCGGTATCGACGGTGGAAGGGCATGCCGGCGAACTGATGGTCGGCACGCTGAACGGCCGTCCGGCAGCGCTTATGCGCGGCCGTTTCCATATGTATGAAGGGTATGAAGCAGCGCTGACGGCATTCCCGGTGCGGGTGATGAATGCGATTGGCATCGGATCTCTGCTCGTGACGAATGCCGCTGGCGGCGTAAACACATCCTTTCAGCCGGGCGATCTGATGCTTATTTCCGACCATTTGAATTTAACGGGCAAAAGCCCGCTGGCCGGACCAAACGATAACCGGCTTGGCGTCCGGTTCCCGGATATGTCGGAGGCGTACAGCAAAAGGCTGCGCGCTGCGGCTAAAGAGGTTGCCGCAAGCTTGGGCATTTCCGTGCAGGAAGGCGTATATGCCAGCTTGCTTGGCCCGAACTACGAAACCCCGGCCGAAATACGCATGCTGCGTACGTTAGGCGCCGATGCTGTCGGAATGTCGACCGTTGTGGAAGTCATCGCAGCTAGGCATTCCGGCATGGAAGTGCTGGGCATCTCTTGTATCAGCAATATGGCAGCGGGTATTTTGGACCAGCCGCTGTCGCATGATGAAGTTATGGAAACTACAGACCGCGTCAAGACCCAATTCCTTAGTCTCGTAAAAGGGGTTATTCCATATCTTTAG
- a CDS encoding M20/M25/M40 family metallo-hydrolase: MINQKRLIAEFMELVQVDSQTKQEQAISAVLKQKFAGLGLTWAEDDAASITGHGAGNLIVTFPASEGVQAEKIFFTSHMDTVAPGNGIKPQLDEDGYIRSDGTTILGADDKAGIAAMLEAIRVLQEQSIPHGQIQLVITVGEESGLVGAQALDVSKLDAAFGYAIDSNGSIGDIAVAAPTQAKVDIEIFGKSAHAGVNPQDGISAFEVAAAAIAAMPLGRVDEETTANIGKIEGGGATNVVCDYVKIVAEARSLVQHKLDSQVEAMRQAVKEAADRFGARGEVHARTAYPAYQYEDSDRVVQFAKRAITSIGLTPRTFRSGGGSDANIFNGFGVPTVNLSVGYENIHTTKEQIKAADLAKLAELVLAIIKQAAVQ; this comes from the coding sequence ATGATTAATCAAAAGCGGCTTATCGCCGAATTTATGGAGCTTGTCCAGGTCGACAGCCAAACCAAACAGGAGCAAGCGATCAGCGCCGTTCTGAAACAAAAGTTCGCGGGGCTGGGACTGACTTGGGCAGAAGACGATGCCGCTTCCATAACCGGGCATGGCGCGGGCAATTTGATTGTGACGTTCCCGGCTTCCGAAGGCGTGCAAGCAGAAAAAATATTTTTTACATCGCATATGGATACCGTGGCGCCGGGCAACGGCATTAAACCGCAGCTTGACGAGGACGGTTATATTCGCAGCGACGGTACAACCATTCTGGGAGCGGATGACAAAGCGGGCATTGCGGCGATGCTGGAAGCGATCCGCGTCCTGCAGGAACAGTCGATTCCACACGGACAAATTCAACTCGTCATTACCGTTGGCGAAGAATCCGGCCTTGTAGGCGCGCAGGCGCTTGATGTTTCCAAGCTGGACGCCGCGTTTGGCTACGCGATTGATTCCAATGGTTCCATTGGCGATATTGCGGTTGCAGCGCCAACGCAAGCGAAAGTGGATATTGAAATTTTCGGGAAATCGGCTCATGCCGGTGTGAATCCGCAGGACGGCATCAGCGCATTTGAAGTGGCGGCGGCGGCAATTGCGGCTATGCCGCTGGGGCGCGTAGATGAGGAAACGACGGCCAATATCGGGAAAATCGAAGGCGGCGGCGCAACCAACGTTGTCTGCGATTATGTCAAAATCGTAGCCGAAGCTCGCAGTCTTGTGCAGCATAAGCTGGACAGCCAGGTGGAAGCGATGCGGCAAGCGGTGAAAGAGGCGGCGGACCGGTTTGGCGCCCGCGGCGAGGTGCATGCGAGAACCGCTTATCCGGCTTATCAATACGAGGACTCCGACAGGGTGGTGCAATTTGCGAAGCGGGCCATCACGTCGATTGGCCTGACGCCGCGCACGTTCCGTTCGGGCGGCGGCAGTGACGCAAACATCTTTAACGGCTTCGGCGTTCCGACAGTCAACCTGTCCGTTGGCTACGAAAATATTCACACGACAAAAGAACAAATTAAAGCGGCCGATCTTGCTAAGCTGGCAGAATTGGTTCTGGCGATTATTAAGCAAGCGGCTGTGCAATAA
- a CDS encoding Spo0E family sporulation regulatory protein-aspartic acid phosphatase, with amino-acid sequence MDKHLLLEMENLRVQMVETALVKEDFLNREVLLLSQSLDLLIVRAQEELALSRSK; translated from the coding sequence ATGGACAAGCATTTGCTGTTGGAAATGGAAAACTTAAGGGTTCAAATGGTCGAAACAGCGCTGGTAAAAGAAGATTTTCTGAACCGTGAAGTGCTGCTGCTGAGCCAATCGCTTGACTTGCTGATCGTAAGAGCGCAAGAAGAGCTGGCTCTTTCACGGTCCAAATGA
- the mciZ gene encoding Z-ring formation inhibitor MciZ encodes MKMYIADHQIRLIGKAWEVRHQLRRLVSESGSMPVFPQGKETLQTDSNSSRSGSHQRQGSR; translated from the coding sequence ATGAAAATGTATATAGCAGACCATCAAATCCGCCTCATCGGAAAAGCATGGGAAGTCCGGCATCAGCTTCGCCGCCTTGTATCCGAGTCCGGTTCGATGCCTGTTTTTCCGCAAGGGAAGGAAACACTCCAGACAGACAGCAACAGCTCCCGCTCCGGCAGCCATCAAAGGCAGGGCTCCCGCTAA
- the deoB gene encoding phosphopentomutase, translated as MAFDRITVIVLDSVGIGELPDAASFGDAGSHTLGHIVERVPGITLPNLRRLGLDRIARLGSWSAPDGQPEAVYTKMAEVSAGKDTMTGHWELMGLDIKVPFRTFPDGFPPELIQQFEEQTGRKVIGNKAASGTDILDELGEEQLRTGAWIVYTSADSVFQIAAHEGTIPLEELYEACRIARELTLDDRYAVGRVIARPYAGQPGAFKRTPNRHDYALKPPAPTVLDALKSGGYDTIAIGKINDIFDGEGITSATATVSNADGIAKTAQALKQPFRGLLFTNLVDFDSLYGHRRDPEGYASALEEFDRAVPELMRLTGERDLLVITADHGNDPVHPGTDHTREYVPLLLYSPAFKRPGQLAVRSTYADLGATIAHNFGVAAPPNGSSFLSELDAFR; from the coding sequence ATGGCGTTTGATCGTATAACCGTTATTGTATTGGACAGCGTTGGTATCGGGGAGCTTCCTGATGCCGCATCATTTGGGGATGCCGGTTCCCATACGCTTGGCCATATTGTAGAGCGGGTTCCCGGCATAACACTTCCGAATTTGCGCCGATTGGGGCTGGACCGGATCGCCCGTCTTGGAAGCTGGTCCGCACCGGACGGGCAGCCGGAAGCTGTCTATACGAAGATGGCCGAGGTATCGGCAGGCAAAGATACGATGACCGGCCATTGGGAGCTGATGGGGCTGGACATCAAGGTGCCGTTCCGGACATTCCCGGACGGTTTTCCGCCGGAGCTGATTCAGCAATTCGAGGAGCAAACCGGCCGTAAAGTGATCGGCAACAAAGCGGCCAGCGGCACTGACATATTGGACGAGCTTGGCGAAGAGCAATTGCGGACAGGCGCATGGATCGTATATACGTCCGCGGACAGCGTATTTCAAATCGCTGCGCATGAAGGGACGATCCCACTGGAGGAGCTGTACGAAGCTTGCCGGATCGCCCGCGAGCTGACGCTGGATGACCGGTACGCCGTCGGGCGTGTTATCGCCCGTCCTTACGCCGGGCAGCCGGGCGCGTTCAAGCGGACGCCAAACCGCCATGACTACGCGCTGAAGCCGCCGGCGCCAACCGTGCTCGATGCCTTGAAGAGCGGCGGTTATGATACGATTGCGATCGGCAAAATTAATGATATTTTCGACGGCGAAGGCATTACTTCGGCAACGGCTACCGTAAGCAACGCGGATGGCATTGCTAAAACTGCGCAAGCGCTGAAACAGCCTTTCCGCGGCTTGTTGTTCACGAATCTGGTTGACTTTGATTCCTTATACGGCCATCGGCGGGATCCCGAAGGGTACGCTTCCGCGCTGGAGGAATTTGACCGTGCCGTTCCGGAGCTGATGCGGCTGACCGGGGAGCGGGATCTGCTGGTCATTACGGCCGACCACGGCAATGACCCGGTACATCCCGGAACCGACCATACCCGCGAATATGTGCCGCTGCTGCTGTACAGCCCTGCTTTTAAACGGCCGGGTCAGCTGGCGGTCCGTTCGACCTATGCCGATCTGGGCGCAACGATTGCGCACAATTTTGGCGTTGCGGCGCCGCCTAACGGCAGCAGCTTTTTGTCGGAGCTTGATGCTTTTAGATAA